CTCGCCGTGAAGCTGACCCGGGAGGATGTCGAGGGCGTCTATGCGGGGCTCCGTCCCCTCCTCGCGGGCGAGAGCGAGCAGACCTCGAAGCTCAGCCGCGAGCACGTCGTCGCCCACGCGGTCCCGGGCCTCGTGGTCGTCGCGGGCGGCAAGTGGACGACATACCGCGTCATGGCGAAGGACGCCGTGGATGAGGCGGTCGCGGCGCTCGACGGCCGATGGTCGGACTCGGTGACCGAGAACATCGGCCTCCTCGGAGCCGAGGGCTACCAGGCGGCGTGGAACAAGCGCGGCAAGATCGCCCGCGCCTTCAAGGTGCACAAGGCGCGCGTCGAGCACCTGCTGAACCGCTACGGCGTCCTCACCGACGAGCTGCTGGATCTCATCCGGGAGCGGCCGGAGCTCCTCGAGCCGCTGCCCGGCGCCGACGACTACATCGGCGCGGAGGTCGTGTACGCGGCGACCCACGAGGGGGCCCTGCACCTCGAGGACGTCCTGGCCCGCCGCACCCGTATCTCGATCGAGTCCTGGGATCGCGGGGTCGCCGCGGCGCCTGTCGCGGCTCGGCTCATGGGCGCCGAGCTCGGCTGGGACGAGGCCCGCATCGAGCAGGAGATCAACAACTACCTGCGCCGGGTCGCCGCCGAGCGCGCGAGCCAGGAGGAGCCGGACGACGAGGCCGCCGACCGGGTGCGCCTCGAGGCGCCCGACATCGCGGATGTCGCCAGCCTCCCGAGCGCGGCCGACGAGCCGAGCTCGGAGCCGGTGCGCTGACGCCGTCGCGCTGAGCCGATCGGGGGAGCCGCCGCACGCCGACGGCGAACCGCCCGGCCGGCGTCGGCGCACGCGATTAGACTCGAGCGCGTCCCGAGTCTGAGGAGCCTGCCATGGTCGATGTCCGCCGCGTGAAGCTGCCCGGCGTCGGCGTCCTGCACACCTTCGTGACGCAGGACGGCGGCAAGGTGGGCGTCATCACGCACCGCTCCGGCCAGAGCGACCTCATCGCCTTCTCGGACGCCGATGGCGACGCGGAGGCGAGCAAGGTCTCGCTCCGCCTCGACGACGACGAGGCGCACACGCTCGCGGAGCTGCTGGGCGGCACCCGGATCACCGAGTCCCTCAGCGCGCTCGACAGCCTCCCGGGCCTCTCCATCGACTGGTTCTCGGTCGACTACGACGACCACATCGCGGGTCAGCCGCTCGGCTCGATGATCAGCCGCGGGCTCGTGGGGCTCACGGTCGTGGCGGTCGTGCGCGGCGAGTCCGCGAACCCGGCGCCGGCCGACGACTTCAAGGTCTTCCCCGGCGACACGCTCGTCGTCGCCGGGAGCCCCGAGAAGGTCGCGAAGGCCTTCCACTTCTACCGGACCGGGGAGATGAAGGCGAAGGCGCCTGCGGACGCACCCGGCGGGGCGTAGAGCATGGAGCACGTCGGCCAGGACCTCCTCGTCCTCGGCCTGCTCTTCGTGCTCGCCTGGGGGCTGGGGCGCCTGGGCAAGCGGATCGGCCTCCCCGCGATCCCCGTCTACATGCTCGTGGGGCTGCTGTTCTCGACCGAGAGCGACTTCTTCCCGCTCGAGCTGCCGAGCGACAACGTCGAGCTCGTCGCGACCTTCGGCCTGATCTTCCTGCTCTTCAGCCTGGGACTGGAGTTCGACCAGGACGAGTTCTTCGGCAACGCCCGCGCCCTGCTCATCTCGGGCGGCTCGCGCATCCTCATCAACATGACGGTCGGCTTCGCCTTCGGGATGTGGGTCGGCTGGGGTGCGCGGGAGGCGCTCATCATCGCGGGGATGACGGCCGTCTCCTCGAGCGCGATCATCACGAAGCTCCTCATCGAGCTGGGCCGGCTCGCGAACCGCGAGACGCCGACGATCCTCGGCATCGCGGTCGTCGAGGACGTCTTCATCGCCCTCTACCTCGCGATCGTCTCGGTCGTGCTCAGCGGCGAGACCGACCCGTGGCCGATCGTCGTCCAGCTCACGGTCTCCTTCCTCTTCCTCGCGATTATGTTCGCGGCGGCGCGCTGGGGCGGGCGGCTGGTGTCGCGCATCGTGCAGACGAAGGACGACGAGCTCTTCACGGTGCTCTTCTTCGGCCTCGCGGTCGCGTTCGGCGGCATCGGCGAGCTCATCGGCGTCTCGGATGCGATCGGCGCCTTCCTCATCGGGCTCGTCCTCGGCGCGAGCCGGTTCCGGGCGCGGATCGAGCAGCTCGCGCTGCCGCTGCGCGACCTCTTCGGCGCCTTCTTCTTCCTCAACTTCGGCCTCGTGCTCGACGTCTCCGGCTTCGGCGAGGTGATCGGCCCGGTGCTCGTCGCGGTCGTCCTCACGATCGTCGTGAACCTCGCGGGCGGGCAGCTCATCGCGGTGCTCGCGAAGCTGACGCCCGCCGAGGGCATCAACGTGGGCGCCATGCTCACGAACCGCGGCGAGTTCGCGCTCATCCTCGCGACCCTCGCCGCCGCGGCCGGCCTCGATCCGCGGCTCACGCCCTTCGCGGGGCTCTACGTGCTCATCATGGCGATCGCCGGCCCGCTCATCGCGAACAACTCCGACCGCGTCGGGCGCGAGCTCGTCCGACGCCGGCGGCGCCGCGCGCTCGCGACCGAGCCGGGACGCCCGGATGCGGGCCGCGACCTCGACTTCGCGCTCGCGGAGGCGGCGATGCGCGGCGACGACATGCCGGTCGCGGTGCCGGGCGGCATCGACGACGAGGAGCTGACCGACTCGCTCGAGGGCGACGTGATCGACGTCGAGCCGGGCGCGGAGACGACAGGGGAGGGGCGTCGTGAGCGCGACCCGGAGTACTGAGCGGGAGGCCGGCTCGCCCGCGCAGCCCGGCGCGGCCGAGCACGCCCAGCCGCCGGCGCGCCGCATGACCCGGCGCGAGTTCCTGGGGATCGCGCGGCGGCCCCGCTGGATCGGCGCGCTCGCGCTCGTCCTCGCGGTCGCGGCCGCGTTCGCGGCGCTCGCCCAGTGGCAGGTCTCGCGGAGCGTCGAGTCGGCGAACGTCGAGCAGCGCGCGACGGAGGAGACGGTGCCGCTCGAGGACATCGCGACCACCGGATCCCAGACCACGGGTCAGCAGGAGGGGCAGCTCGTCGAGGTCCGCGCCGCCATCGCGCCGGGCGAGGAGACGGTGCTGAGCGGCCGCATCCACGAGGGCGGCACCGGGTACTGGCTCGTCGCGCACGCGGTCACGGATGCGGGGGAGTCGCTCGCGGTCGCGGCCGGCTGGGCGGCGACCGAGGCCGAGGCGCAGCGCGCCGCCGCCGCGCTGCCGACGGGACCCACGACCCTCTCGGGCCGCTATCTCGGCACCGAGTCGCCCGACACGAGCGAGCTCCGCAGCGGCGAGCGCACGGCGCTCTCGGTCGCCGAGCTCGTGAACCTGTGGCCGGAGCCCGGGCCCGTGTACGGCGGCTACCTCGTGCTCGATCAGGCGCCCGAGGGCCTCGAGCTCATCGACGCGCCGCCGCCCGAGCAGCAGGTCGTGCTCAACTGGCTCAACGTGTTCTATGCCGCGGAGTGGATCATCTTCGCCGGCTTCGGGTTCTACCTCTGGTACCGGCTCGTGAAGGACGAGTGGGAGAAGGAGGTCGAGGCGGCGTCGTCGCCGACCGCGACGGTCTGAGCGCTCGCCGCACCGTCCGCGTGCGTGGACGAGAGCCGCAGGGCGCTGACACACTGGTGGTGCTCCCGATCCGAAAGCACCGCATGACCATCACCACCCCTGCCCTCGACCCCGCCCTCCACCCGATCTTCGAGGCCTCCGTCCGACGCAACCCGCACGAGCCGGAGTTCCAGCAGGCGCTCCACGAGGTCCTCGACTCCATCGGACCCGTCGTCCGCGAGCATCCCGAGTACCTCGAGGCGGGCATCGTCGAGCGGCTCGTCGAGCCGGAGCGCCAGGTCATGTTCCGGGTGCCGTGGGTCGACGACGCGGGGCGCGTGCGCGTGAACCGCGGGTACCGCGTCCAGTTCAACTCCGCCCTCGGCCCCTACAAGGGCGGGCTCCGCTTCCACCCGAGCGTCGACCTCTCCATCGTGAAGTTCCTCGGCTTCGAGCAGATCTTCAAGAACGCGCTCACCGCGCAGGGCATCGGGGGCGCGAAGGGCGGCAGCGACGTCGACCCGCACGCGCTCTCGGCCCGCGAGGTGGAGCGCTTCTGCCAGAGCTTCATGACCGAGCTCTACCGCCACCTCGGCGAGCACACGGACGTGCCGGCCGGCGACATCGGCGTCGGCGCCCGTGAGATCGGCTTCCTCTTCGGCCAGTACCGGCGCATCACGAACCGCCACGAGTCCGGCATGTTCACCGGCAAGGGCGTCGAGTGGGGCGGGGCGAACGTGCGCACCCAGGCGACCGGCTACGGCGCCGTCTACTTCGCGCAGGACATGCTCGCCGTCGACGGCCGCGCCGTCGAGGGCCGCACCGGCATCGTCTCGGGCTCCGGGAACGTGGCCACCTACGTCATCGAGAAGCTGCACCAGCTCGGCGGGCGTGCCATCACGGCATCCGACTCGTCCGGCTACGTCGTCGACGAGCGCGGGATCGACGTCGAGCTGCTCCGGCAGGTCAAGGAGGTCGAGCGGAGGCGCATCTCCGAGTACGCCGAGCGCCGCCCCGGCTCGCGCTTCGTGCCGGGCGGGCGCGTCTGGGAGGTCCCCGGCCAGCTCGCCTTCCCCAGCGCCACCCAGAACGAGCTCGCGGAGGCGGACGCCCGCGCGCTCGTCGCCGGCGGCGTCGAGGCGGTCGCCGAGGGCGCCAACATGCCGTGCGCACCGGGCGCCGTCCGGGTGTTCCACGAGGCGGGCGTGCTCTTCGGCCCCGGCAAGGCGGCGAACGCCGGCGGCGTCGCGACCTCCGCGCTCGAGATGAGCCAGAACGCCGCGCGGCAGCGCTGGTCGTTCGAGGAGAGCGAGGACCGGCTGCGGGCCATCATGCTCGGCATCCACCAGGCGACCCTGGAGGCCTCAGAGCGCTACGGCCGCCCCGGCGACTACGTGCTCGGTGCGAACGCGGCCGGCTTCGTGCGCGTCGCCGACGCGATGCTCGCGCAGGGCGTCATCTGAGCGACGGGCCGGGGCCGGGAGGGCGCGCCGGACGACCGTAGACTAGACGCATGCCCTTCGGCCCCCGGCCCACCGACATCCCCCGCATCCGGACCGCGCTGCGCGTCTACAAGGTCTCGTCGATCATCACCGGCAGCTTCCTCCTGCTGCTCGTCGTCATGATGGTGCTGCGCTACGGCTTCAACGTCGACATCGAGCTCGGCGGCCCCTTCGGGCTCCTCGCGCTCACGCCGAAGGAGGCGATCACGGGCGTCAACCTCTCGCTCGTGATCCTCACGGTGCACGGCTGGCTCTACGTCCTCTACCTCGGCTGCGACTTCGTGCTCTGGCGCCTCGTCCGCTTCTCCTTCGGGCGCTTCCTCTTCATCGCCCTCGGCGGGATCATCCCGCTGCTCTCCTTCTTCCTCGAGCGCCGCGTCCCGCGGCAGGTCGAGGACCGCATCGCGGCCGTGGAGGCCGCGGACGCCCCGTACGCCCCCGAAGTGGAAGCGAGCGCATGACCGCGACCGATGCCCGACCCGTCCTCGTCGTCGACTTCGGCGCGCAGTACGCCCAGCTGATCGCGCGCCGCGTGCGCGAGGCGAGCGTCTACTCCGAGATCGTGCCGCACACGATCACGGCGGAGGAGGTGCGCGCGAAGGACCCGCTCGGCATCGTCCTCTCTGGCGGCCCGTCCTCCGTGTACGAGCCGGGCTCCCCGGACCTCGACCCCGGCATCCTCCAGCTCGGGCTCCCCGTCTTCGGCATCTGCTACGGCTTCCAGGTGATGGCGCAGCAGCTCGGCGGCGAGGTCGCGAAGACCGGCAACCGCGAGTACGGCTCGACCGCCGTGACCCTCGCCGAGGGCGACTCCTCGCTGCTCGGCGGCCAGCCCGCGGCGCAGACGACGTGGATGAGCCACGGCGACTCGGTGGTCCGCGCGCCCGAGGGCTTCGAGGTCCTCGCCTCGAGCGAGGGGACCCCGGTCGCCGCCTTCGCGAGCGACGAGCGGAAGCTCTACGGCGTGCAGTGGCACCCCGAGGTGAAGCACTCCGAGCACGGGCAGCAGGTGCTCGAGAACTTCCTCCACCGCGCCGCCGGGATCCCCGCCGACTGGAACAGCGGCAACGTGATCGCCGAGCAGGTCGCGCGCATCCGCGAGCAGGTCGGCGCGGGCCGCGTCATCTGCGGGCTCTCCGGCGGCGTCGACTCGGCGGTCGCCGCGGCGATCGTCCACGAGGCGGTCGGCGACCAGCTGACCTGCATCTTCGTCGACCACGGCCTCCTCCGCCAGGGCGAGCGCGAGCAGGTCGAGAACGACTTCGTCGCCTCCACCGGCGTGCGGCTCGTGACGGTGGATGCCGTCGACCAGTTCCTGGACGCGCTCGCCGGGGTCAGCGACCCCGAGGAGAAGCGCAAGATCATCGGGCGCGA
The Homoserinibacter sp. YIM 151385 DNA segment above includes these coding regions:
- a CDS encoding cation:proton antiporter regulatory subunit → MVDVRRVKLPGVGVLHTFVTQDGGKVGVITHRSGQSDLIAFSDADGDAEASKVSLRLDDDEAHTLAELLGGTRITESLSALDSLPGLSIDWFSVDYDDHIAGQPLGSMISRGLVGLTVVAVVRGESANPAPADDFKVFPGDTLVVAGSPEKVAKAFHFYRTGEMKAKAPADAPGGA
- a CDS encoding cation:proton antiporter → MEHVGQDLLVLGLLFVLAWGLGRLGKRIGLPAIPVYMLVGLLFSTESDFFPLELPSDNVELVATFGLIFLLFSLGLEFDQDEFFGNARALLISGGSRILINMTVGFAFGMWVGWGAREALIIAGMTAVSSSAIITKLLIELGRLANRETPTILGIAVVEDVFIALYLAIVSVVLSGETDPWPIVVQLTVSFLFLAIMFAAARWGGRLVSRIVQTKDDELFTVLFFGLAVAFGGIGELIGVSDAIGAFLIGLVLGASRFRARIEQLALPLRDLFGAFFFLNFGLVLDVSGFGEVIGPVLVAVVLTIVVNLAGGQLIAVLAKLTPAEGINVGAMLTNRGEFALILATLAAAAGLDPRLTPFAGLYVLIMAIAGPLIANNSDRVGRELVRRRRRRALATEPGRPDAGRDLDFALAEAAMRGDDMPVAVPGGIDDEELTDSLEGDVIDVEPGAETTGEGRRERDPEY
- a CDS encoding SURF1 family protein codes for the protein MSATRSTEREAGSPAQPGAAEHAQPPARRMTRREFLGIARRPRWIGALALVLAVAAAFAALAQWQVSRSVESANVEQRATEETVPLEDIATTGSQTTGQQEGQLVEVRAAIAPGEETVLSGRIHEGGTGYWLVAHAVTDAGESLAVAAGWAATEAEAQRAAAALPTGPTTLSGRYLGTESPDTSELRSGERTALSVAELVNLWPEPGPVYGGYLVLDQAPEGLELIDAPPPEQQVVLNWLNVFYAAEWIIFAGFGFYLWYRLVKDEWEKEVEAASSPTATV
- the gdhA gene encoding NADP-specific glutamate dehydrogenase: MTITTPALDPALHPIFEASVRRNPHEPEFQQALHEVLDSIGPVVREHPEYLEAGIVERLVEPERQVMFRVPWVDDAGRVRVNRGYRVQFNSALGPYKGGLRFHPSVDLSIVKFLGFEQIFKNALTAQGIGGAKGGSDVDPHALSAREVERFCQSFMTELYRHLGEHTDVPAGDIGVGAREIGFLFGQYRRITNRHESGMFTGKGVEWGGANVRTQATGYGAVYFAQDMLAVDGRAVEGRTGIVSGSGNVATYVIEKLHQLGGRAITASDSSGYVVDERGIDVELLRQVKEVERRRISEYAERRPGSRFVPGGRVWEVPGQLAFPSATQNELAEADARALVAGGVEAVAEGANMPCAPGAVRVFHEAGVLFGPGKAANAGGVATSALEMSQNAARQRWSFEESEDRLRAIMLGIHQATLEASERYGRPGDYVLGANAAGFVRVADAMLAQGVI
- a CDS encoding DUF3817 domain-containing protein, whose amino-acid sequence is MPFGPRPTDIPRIRTALRVYKVSSIITGSFLLLLVVMMVLRYGFNVDIELGGPFGLLALTPKEAITGVNLSLVILTVHGWLYVLYLGCDFVLWRLVRFSFGRFLFIALGGIIPLLSFFLERRVPRQVEDRIAAVEAADAPYAPEVEASA
- the guaA gene encoding glutamine-hydrolyzing GMP synthase, producing MTATDARPVLVVDFGAQYAQLIARRVREASVYSEIVPHTITAEEVRAKDPLGIVLSGGPSSVYEPGSPDLDPGILQLGLPVFGICYGFQVMAQQLGGEVAKTGNREYGSTAVTLAEGDSSLLGGQPAAQTTWMSHGDSVVRAPEGFEVLASSEGTPVAAFASDERKLYGVQWHPEVKHSEHGQQVLENFLHRAAGIPADWNSGNVIAEQVARIREQVGAGRVICGLSGGVDSAVAAAIVHEAVGDQLTCIFVDHGLLRQGEREQVENDFVASTGVRLVTVDAVDQFLDALAGVSDPEEKRKIIGREFIRTFERAAEALVLEARAEGGEAVKFLVQGTLYPDVVESGGGSGTANIKSHHNVGGLPEDLQFELVEPLRTLFKDEVRAIGRELGLPEVIVGRQPFPGPGLGIRIVGEVTRDRLEILRQADAIARAELSLAGLDGEIWQCPVVLLADVRSVGVQGDGRTYGHPIVLRPVSSEDAMTADWTRLPYEVLARISNRITNEVREVNRVVLDVTSKPPGTIEWE